One Streptomyces sannanensis genomic window carries:
- a CDS encoding S8 family peptidase → MSNRKRVKPALIAALIPMVVVGVAAQPAMGQVPVPPPIKTYEGDPGRLGDAASWRTPEFNRDAGLVSMGAEFAYAAGYSGTGMNIGVVDSGVFAGHVREHGSLDTNYAVGDRYFSVEAQGGQTGPTPGFYNPAFNDSHGTHVSGTIGASRDGVGETQPAGPDANMHGVAFNSNVYMGNTGKTDGVLYGLLPVNATAAQTPDDAYIGNVYRTVNSAKTANGEPIRIITSSWGSQPKTENYNTYDTPPGSPAGFGLNTAWRLWSTPDGVVDANGSAAHWLNGAIEAARTGTVIQFTAGNSGYVNPSPRGAAPYFMPELEGSWYTTSGINPTLGRTFNPDGSVLVPGQQTFNQCGVAKWSCVTAPANSINSTTVSVVNGVPEPRYGSSSGTSMAGPHSAAALSLIMQRFPYMTNEQALYTMFTTGRQNNTISDAAGNAVLNPTGGQIVRVPDSRNGWGTVSLREAMNGPGQFLGPFVVDTQGRDDVWSNDISDVAIRARQQEDAAEAAAWAATKAAKGWTEGLPADASDADKSDYAIGVRREQARTARAYEGSLTKRGAGTLFLTGSETWHGTSTVLDGNLSVVGSHASAIDVRGGTLGGSGTVGDSINVSSGVLRPGLTADEAAQITGASGAVGNVLNVGGNATIGKQGRVAVTISGDRDYTSVRAAGNLVLDGELDLDVRGKLTPGTVFTIMSGSSIKGAFHALPENRALNVDGYLFRVSYKNNSMTLTFMHAVPNNGK, encoded by the coding sequence GTGTCGAACAGAAAACGCGTGAAGCCGGCGCTGATCGCAGCGCTGATACCGATGGTGGTGGTCGGCGTCGCCGCGCAGCCGGCGATGGGGCAGGTGCCCGTGCCACCGCCGATCAAGACCTACGAGGGAGATCCCGGCCGGCTCGGCGACGCGGCGAGCTGGCGTACCCCTGAGTTCAACCGGGACGCCGGCCTGGTGTCAATGGGAGCCGAATTCGCCTACGCCGCCGGCTACTCCGGCACCGGGATGAACATCGGCGTCGTCGACTCGGGCGTCTTCGCCGGGCACGTCCGGGAGCACGGAAGCCTGGACACGAACTACGCGGTCGGGGACCGCTACTTCTCAGTGGAGGCCCAGGGCGGCCAGACGGGCCCCACGCCGGGATTCTACAACCCGGCGTTCAACGACAGCCACGGCACCCACGTCAGCGGGACCATCGGTGCGAGCCGCGACGGCGTCGGCGAGACGCAACCGGCCGGGCCGGATGCCAACATGCACGGCGTCGCGTTCAACAGCAACGTGTACATGGGCAACACCGGCAAGACGGACGGTGTGCTCTACGGTCTCCTGCCGGTGAACGCGACCGCCGCGCAGACGCCGGACGACGCCTACATCGGCAATGTCTACCGGACCGTGAACTCCGCCAAGACGGCGAACGGCGAGCCCATCAGGATCATCACCAGCAGTTGGGGCAGCCAGCCCAAAACGGAAAACTACAACACGTATGACACGCCGCCCGGCAGCCCGGCGGGCTTCGGTCTGAACACGGCATGGCGCCTCTGGTCCACTCCGGACGGCGTCGTCGACGCGAACGGCAGCGCCGCCCACTGGCTGAACGGTGCCATCGAGGCCGCGCGTACCGGCACGGTCATCCAGTTCACCGCCGGTAACAGCGGCTACGTGAACCCGTCGCCGCGAGGCGCCGCGCCGTACTTCATGCCCGAGCTGGAGGGCAGCTGGTACACGACGTCGGGGATCAACCCCACCCTGGGGCGCACGTTCAACCCTGACGGCTCCGTCCTGGTCCCCGGCCAGCAGACGTTCAATCAGTGCGGCGTCGCGAAGTGGTCCTGCGTGACGGCGCCGGCCAACAGCATCAACAGCACGACTGTGTCGGTCGTCAACGGCGTGCCCGAGCCCCGTTACGGCAGTTCGTCGGGGACGTCGATGGCCGGCCCGCACTCGGCGGCGGCACTGTCGTTGATCATGCAGCGCTTCCCGTACATGACCAACGAGCAGGCGCTCTACACGATGTTCACCACCGGCCGACAGAACAATACGATCAGTGACGCGGCGGGCAACGCCGTGCTGAACCCCACCGGCGGCCAGATCGTGCGGGTGCCGGACAGCCGCAACGGCTGGGGCACGGTCAGTCTGCGGGAGGCCATGAACGGCCCGGGCCAGTTCCTGGGGCCGTTCGTCGTCGACACGCAGGGGCGCGACGACGTGTGGTCGAACGACATCTCGGACGTCGCGATCCGGGCCCGCCAGCAGGAGGACGCCGCCGAGGCGGCCGCCTGGGCGGCGACCAAGGCCGCCAAGGGCTGGACCGAGGGCCTGCCGGCCGACGCGAGCGACGCCGACAAGTCGGACTACGCCATCGGGGTCCGCCGTGAGCAGGCCCGCACGGCCCGCGCCTACGAGGGCAGCCTCACGAAGCGTGGCGCCGGCACCCTGTTCCTCACCGGCAGCGAGACCTGGCACGGGACGAGCACCGTCCTCGACGGCAATCTCTCGGTCGTCGGCTCGCACGCGAGCGCTATCGACGTGCGCGGCGGAACGCTCGGCGGCAGCGGCACCGTGGGTGACAGCATCAACGTCAGCAGCGGCGTGCTGCGGCCCGGTCTCACGGCCGACGAGGCCGCGCAGATCACCGGCGCTTCCGGCGCCGTCGGCAATGTCCTGAACGTCGGCGGGAACGCGACCATCGGCAAGCAGGGTCGCGTTGCCGTCACGATCTCCGGCGACCGGGACTACACGAGCGTCCGGGCGGCGGGGAACCTGGTGCTGGACGGTGAGCTGGACCTGGACGTGCGGGGCAAGCTGACCCCGGGCACCGTGTTCACGATCATGAGCGGTAGTTCGATCAAGGGCGCCTTCCACGCACTGCCGGAGAACCGGGCCCTGAACGTGGACGGTTACCTGTTCCGGGTGTCCTACAAGAACAACAGCATGACGCTGACCTTCATGCACGCGGTGCCGAACAATGGGAAGTAA
- a CDS encoding dihydrofolate reductase family protein, which translates to MGQLLRVQNFNVSSDGIGAGEDQSFESPFGHVNPERLFAWAGATASWPMRTDPGGSRGLDDYFTRDYARDIGAEIMGRNKFGPQRGPWQNHEWRGWWGDEPPFRTPVFVMTHHKRPSFTLSDTTFHFVDGDPATVLEQAREAAQGKDVRLGGGATTIRQFLEADLVDTMHVAVSPVKLGSGVRLWESPDELLNRFHLEVVPSPSGVMHHLFWRN; encoded by the coding sequence GTGGGTCAGCTATTGAGAGTCCAGAACTTCAACGTCTCGAGTGACGGCATCGGTGCCGGTGAGGACCAGAGCTTCGAGAGTCCGTTCGGCCATGTCAATCCCGAGAGGCTGTTCGCATGGGCCGGCGCCACGGCGAGCTGGCCCATGCGCACGGATCCCGGGGGGAGCCGGGGCCTCGACGACTACTTCACGCGGGACTACGCGCGCGACATCGGGGCCGAGATCATGGGCCGCAACAAGTTCGGGCCCCAGCGCGGGCCCTGGCAGAACCATGAGTGGCGCGGCTGGTGGGGTGACGAGCCCCCGTTCCGCACCCCGGTGTTCGTCATGACCCACCACAAGCGTCCTTCGTTCACGCTCTCCGACACCACGTTCCACTTCGTCGACGGCGACCCGGCAACGGTCCTCGAGCAGGCGCGGGAGGCAGCGCAGGGCAAGGACGTCCGACTCGGCGGCGGGGCCACCACCATCCGGCAGTTCCTCGAAGCGGACCTGGTCGACACCATGCATGTGGCGGTCTCGCCGGTGAAGCTCGGGTCCGGAGTACGACTTTGGGAGTCACCCGATGAACTACTCAACCGGTTCCACCTGGAGGTCGTGCCCAGCCCGAGCGGTGTGATGCACCACCTGTTCTGGCGAAACTGA
- a CDS encoding cholesterol oxidase substrate-binding domain-containing protein: MTDSPSNQGSGLSRRRLLASSAAAGGAVWLLRGLVRPGSAYAASAPPPGFPAGIDVYQRAYENWAGEIRTDQLWTCAPRNPQEVLDVVNWAYGAGWTVRAQGQRHGWAPLTVADGTPAAARVVLLDTTAHLTAMSLEQQAADGSAEVRVQAGASLETLLAFAGAGGYGVASAPAPGALSVGGALAIGAHGTAIPAVGENPSSGHGYGSLSNLVTELTVVVWDEDAGRYVLRTVGRAEPDCDALLTHLGRSLVTEAVLRVGTDRNLRCQSFLNIPATELFAAPGAPAGTRTLAGFVDRTGRVEAIWFAFTDYPWLKVWSVAPKRPLTARAVHEPYNYPFSDSLPEPVARLAGDVVSGAWASAPLFGQVQYLLTKVALTGDITDVLLSGTLVRDVLTGDVLTHLLAGGLRSDLWGASRNLLQYVRPTTLRETANGYAVLTRRADLQWVVSQFAGFYRTLLAQYAARGEYPVNGQVEIRVTGLEDPFVCGVPGARPPLLSALRPRPDRPDVDTAVWIDVLSLPTTPALHRFYRDIEQFLLALDGDRATVRVEWSKGWAYSDTAAWSDPDVLTRAIPASQRAGGGPGWDEAVAALDRLDPHRVLSSPFLDALLR; the protein is encoded by the coding sequence ATGACGGACAGTCCTTCGAACCAGGGCAGCGGGCTGTCACGGCGCAGGCTGCTCGCGTCGTCGGCCGCCGCGGGCGGCGCGGTCTGGTTGCTGCGCGGGCTGGTCCGGCCGGGCAGCGCCTACGCGGCCTCGGCACCGCCGCCGGGCTTCCCGGCCGGGATCGACGTTTATCAGCGCGCCTACGAGAACTGGGCCGGTGAAATTCGTACCGACCAGCTGTGGACGTGCGCGCCGCGTAACCCGCAGGAGGTGCTCGACGTCGTCAACTGGGCCTACGGCGCCGGCTGGACGGTACGTGCGCAAGGGCAGCGGCATGGCTGGGCCCCCCTCACGGTGGCCGACGGCACACCCGCCGCGGCCCGGGTCGTCCTGCTGGACACCACCGCACACCTCACCGCGATGTCGCTGGAGCAGCAGGCCGCCGACGGGTCGGCCGAAGTCCGGGTCCAGGCCGGTGCCTCGCTGGAGACGCTGCTCGCGTTTGCCGGCGCGGGCGGATACGGGGTCGCCTCCGCGCCGGCACCCGGCGCTCTCTCGGTTGGTGGCGCGCTTGCCATCGGCGCGCATGGCACGGCCATCCCCGCAGTCGGCGAAAACCCGTCATCCGGCCACGGCTACGGCTCGCTGAGCAACCTGGTCACCGAGCTGACCGTGGTCGTCTGGGACGAGGACGCCGGCCGCTACGTTCTGCGGACCGTCGGCCGAGCCGAGCCCGACTGCGATGCGCTCCTCACTCACCTCGGCCGCTCGCTCGTCACTGAGGCCGTTCTGCGGGTGGGCACCGACCGCAATCTACGCTGCCAGTCCTTTCTGAACATCCCCGCCACCGAACTGTTCGCCGCCCCCGGTGCTCCGGCCGGCACCCGGACCCTCGCCGGCTTCGTGGACCGCACCGGCCGGGTGGAGGCGATCTGGTTCGCCTTCACCGACTACCCCTGGCTGAAGGTCTGGAGTGTCGCCCCGAAGCGGCCGCTCACCGCCCGCGCGGTCCACGAGCCGTACAACTACCCGTTCTCCGACTCCCTCCCCGAGCCGGTGGCCCGCCTGGCCGGGGATGTGGTCTCCGGAGCATGGGCGAGTGCGCCGCTCTTCGGGCAGGTCCAGTACCTGCTGACAAAGGTCGCGTTGACGGGCGACATCACCGACGTCCTGCTCTCGGGGACCCTCGTGCGGGACGTGCTGACCGGCGACGTTCTCACCCACCTACTGGCAGGCGGCCTGCGCTCGGACCTGTGGGGCGCCTCACGCAACCTGCTGCAGTACGTGCGGCCCACCACGCTGCGCGAGACCGCCAACGGCTACGCCGTCCTCACCCGCCGCGCCGATCTGCAGTGGGTGGTCAGCCAGTTCGCCGGCTTCTACCGCACGCTGCTCGCGCAGTACGCGGCGCGCGGCGAGTACCCGGTCAACGGCCAGGTGGAGATCCGGGTGACTGGTCTGGAGGACCCGTTCGTGTGCGGTGTCCCGGGCGCGCGGCCCCCGCTGCTGTCCGCCCTGCGGCCGCGCCCCGACCGGCCGGACGTCGACACCGCCGTGTGGATCGACGTCCTCTCCCTGCCGACTACACCCGCCCTGCACCGCTTCTACCGCGACATCGAGCAGTTCCTCCTGGCCCTGGACGGGGACCGAGCGACGGTTCGCGTGGAGTGGTCCAAGGGCTGGGCCTACAGCGACACCGCCGCGTGGTCCGACCCGGACGTCCTCACCCGCGCGATCCCCGCCAGCCAGCGCGCCGGGGGCGGCCCGGGCTGGGACGAGGCGGTCGCGGCTCTCGACCGGCTCGACCCCCACCGCGTG